ACGTCTGGAGCTGCCCAAGCTACAACGAACTGACCCGCGACGGCCAGGAAGCCGAACGCTGGAACATGCTGCATCCGCTGGAAACGCCGAAGGTGCCGTTCGTCACGCAAGAGCTGTCGAACAGCACCGGCCCGATCGTGTCGTCCACCGACTACATGAAGGCCTACTCCGACCAGATCCGTCCTTTCATTCCGAAGGGCCGCGTCTTCAAGGTGCTGGGCACCGACGGTTTCGGCCGCTCGGACTTCCGCGCCAAGCTGCGCGAGCACTTCGAAGTGGATCGCCACTACATCGTGCTGGCCGCGCTGACCGGTCTGGTGGAAGAGGGCAAGCTGCCCGCCCAGAAGCTGGCCGACGCGATTGCCAAGTACGGCATCAAGACCGAAAAGATCAACCCGCTGCACGCCTGATAGCCGAAGGGAGACACCAACATGGCATTGACAGAAATTAAAGTCCCGGACATCGGCGATTTCGCAGAAGTCGGCGTGATCGAACTCCTCGTGAAACCGGGCGATACCGTCACGGTCGAGCAATCGCTGATCACCGTCGAGTCCGACAAGGCATCGATGGAGATTCCTTCGAGCCACGCTGGCGTGGTCAAGGAACTCAAGGTCGCCGTGGGCGACAAGGTCAAGGAAGGCTCCGTTGTCCTGATGCTGGAAACCGCTGGCGAAGCTGCTGCTGCGGCTCCCGCACCGGCTGCTGCTGCACCTGCGCCAGCGCCTGTGGCAGCCGCTCCAGCGCCTGCCGCTGCGGCTCCTGCTGCTGCATCCGGCCCCATGGACATCAAGATCCCCGACATCGGTGATTTCAAGGACGTGGCCGTCATCGAGCTGCTGGTGAAGGTGGGCGACACCGTCACCGCCGAGCAATCGCTGTTCACCGTGGAATCCGACAAGGCATCGATGGAAATTCCATCGCCCGCCGCTGGCACGATCACCGCGCTGACCTTGAAAGTCGGCGACAAGGTGAACGTGGGCGACGTGATCGGTCAGATGAGCGCGCAAGGCGGTGCTGCCGCATCCGCACCAGCCGCAGCTCCGGCTGCTGCTGCACCAGCGCCTGTGTCCGCACCTGCTGCGGCTCCAGTGGCGGCAACTGCCGCAGTTCCTGCGCACAACCCCACCGTGCCGCCATCCGGCAGCCTGCCATACGCATCGCCATCCGTGCGCAAGTTCGCCCGCGAACTTGGCGTGCCGCTGGAAGAAGTCAAGGGCACTGGCAACAAGGGCCGCATCGTTGCAGAAGACGTGCAAGCCTTCACCAAGCAGGTGATGGCAGGCGCGGTGCAGACCAAGGCACAAGCGGCAGTGGCGCCCAAGGGTGGCTCCGGTGCAGGTCTTGACTTGCTGCCATGGCCGAAGGTCGATTTCGCCAAGTTCGGCGCAGTCGAGCGCAAAGACCTCTCGCGCATCAAGAAGATCTCGGGTGCCAACCTGTCGCGCAACTGGGTCATGATTCCGCACGTCACCAACAACGACGAAGCCGACATCACCGACCTCGAAGCCTTCCGCGTTTCCACCAACAAGGAAAACGAAAAGAGCGGCGTCAAGGTCACCATGCTCGCGTTCGTGATCAAGGCCGTGGTCGCTGCACTCAAGAAGTTCCCCGAGTTCAACACCAGCCTCGATGGCGACACACTGGTTTACAAGCAGTACTTCAACATCGGCTTTGCTGCCGACACGCCGAACGGCCTGGTCGTTCCCGTGCTCAAGGATGCCGACAAGAAGGGCATCATCCAGATCAGCACGGAAATGGGCGAACTCGCCAAGAAGGCGCGCGATGGCAAGCTCGGCGCGGGCGACATGCAAGGCGGCTGCTTCTCGATCTCGTCGCTGGGCGGCATCGGCGGCACCCACTTCACGCCCATCATCAACGCACCGGAAGTCGCGATTCTCGGCCTCTCCAAGGGCCAGATGAAGCCGGTGTGGGACGGCAAGCAGTTCGTGCCGCGTCTCACGCTGCCGCTGTCGCTGTCGTACGACCACCGCGTGATCGACGGCGCTTCGGCTGCGCGCTTCAACGCGTATCTGGGTGCGTTGCTGGCGGACTACCGCCGCATCATCCTGTGATCGAAGGGAGCAAGATTCATGGCAATCATTGATATCAAAGTTCCCGACATCGGCGACTTCGCAGACGTGGGTGTGATCGAATTGCTGGTCAAGGCTGGCGACAAGGTCGAGGTCGATCAATCCCTGATGACCGTCGAAAGCGACAAGGCCTCGATGGAGATCCCATCGAGCCACGCTGGCGTGATCAAGGAAATGAAGGTCAAGATCGGCGACCGCGTTTCCGAAGGCTCTGTGATCATCAGCATGGAAGTGGGCGCGGATTCGACTTCGCTGTCCGCTCCCAAGGGCGATGGCGTGGCGGCACCGGCTCCAGCATCTGCACCGGCTGCAGCGGCTCCTGCTCCCGCCGCAGCAACACCCGCAGCTCCCGCACCCGTCGCCAGCAACTTTGCAGGCACGGTCGATCTGGACTGCGATGTGGTTGTGCTCGGCGGTGGCCCCGGTGGTTACTCCGCAGCCTTCCGCGCAGCCGATCTGGGTTTGAAGGTCGTCATCATCGAGCGCTACAAGACGCTCGGCGGCGTGTGCCTGAACGTGGGTTGCATCCCATCAAAGGCGCTGCTGCACGTGGCGGCGGTGATGGATGAGGTCAAGCACCTCGACGTGGCGGGCATCAAGTTCGCAGCGCCCGAGGTCAACATCGACCAACTGCGCGGCCACAAGGAAAAGGTCATCGGCAAGCTGACCACCGGCCTTGGCGGCATGGCCAAGATGCGCAAGGTGACCATCGTGCGTGGCTACGGCAACTTTGTGGGCGCGAACCACATTGAAGTCGAAGAAACCACGGGCGACGGCCAGGACAAGACCGGCAGCAAGAAGGTCGTGCAATTCAAGTGCGCCATCATCGCTGCAGGCTCGCAAGCCGTGCACCTGCCATTCATGCCCAAGGATGAACGCGTGGTCGATTCGACCGGCGCGCTCGACCTGAAGGCGGTACCCAAGCGCATGCTGATCCTCGGCGGCGGCATCATCGGCCTCGAAATGGGCACGGTGTATTCCACGCTCGGCGCGCGTCTTGACGTCGTTGAAATGATGGACGGCCTGATGCAGGGCGCGGACCGCGACCTCGTGAAGGTCTGGCAGAAGATGAACGCGCCGCGCTTCGACAACATCATGGTCAACACCAAGACCGTGGCGGCCGAAGCAACGCCCGAAGGCATCAAGGTCACGTTCGAGCCCGCGAAAGAGGGCGTCACCGTGCCCGCGCCGCAGACCTACGACCTGGTCCTGCAAGCCGTGGGCCGCACGCCCAATGGCAAGAAGATCGGCGCGGAGAAAGCAGGCGTTTCGGTGACGGATCGCGGCTTCATCAACGTTGATATCCAGATGCGCACCAACGTGCCGCACATCTTCGCGATTGGCGACGTCGTCGGCCAACCGATGCTGGCCCACAAGGCCGTGCACGAAGCGCATGTGGCCGCCGAAGTCATCGCCGGTGAACTGCAAAACAATGCGGAACTCAAGGCCAGCGCCTTCAACGCCCGCGTGATCCCCAGCGTGGCTTACACCGATCCCGAAGTGGCGTGGGTAGGTCTCACTGAAGACCAAGCCAAGGCCCAAGGCATCAAGGTCAAGAAGGGCATGTTCCCGTGGGCAGCCTCCGGCCGCGCCATCGCCAATGGCCGTGACGAAGGCTTCACCAAGCTGCTGTTCGACGACTCCCCAGAAGCCCGCGGCCACGGCCGCATCCTGGGCGGCGGCATGGTCGGCACGCATGCGGGCGACATGATCGGCGAGATCGCGCTGGCGATTGAAATGGGCGCGGATACCGTGGATATCGGCAAGACGATTCACCCGCATCCAACGTTGGGCGAATCGATTGGCATGGCTGCGGAAGTGGCGCATGGCTCCTGCACGGACGTGCCGCCTGCGCGCAAGTAAGGCTTTGGTCTGGCATCAAAAAAAAAGCGGCTTAGGCCGCTTTTTTTGTTTGGAGATATTGGTGAGCCGCTGCACGCAGGCCGCTCGGAATCATCTGTCGCGGGACGATTTGACAGAGGGCACCTTTCGAGTCACGCATGGTTCACCAACCGTTTTCGTTGTCACCTTCCTTGGACTTTGGATCGCTGGGCCTGATGGGATTTCGGGCTTCCGCATCGGTGAGTGCGTTCTTTGCGTTGGCGGCAACTTTTTTAGCGTCTTCTGCTTTTGCCGCTGCGACAGTGGCGGACTTGGCTGCTTCGGCGGAGATCTTTTTTGCGTCATCGGCGGCGTTGTTTGCAGCGTCGGCTTTCTCCTTCATCTTGGTCGCATTCTCCACGTCGTTGCCACTCGCTGCATGGGCGGCCGCTCTCGTCGCGAAGGCGGCATCTTTTATCTTGTTGGCGGCAGATTTTCTTGCCTCGATGGCGGTTTTCGCTGCATCGTCGGCTGCTTTCGTCAGTTCGGTAGCGTCTTTCGAGGCAGCGCTGTTCGTCAGCATGGCTGAGGTCATAGCGAAGTTCTCTGCGGCAGAGTCCAAGATGCGCAATTGATCATTGACGACTGTTTTGTATTTATCGAAATCTAATTTAGTCGCTTGCTCCAAGTTTCTCATGATGTCATTGCCGCCCAATTTCCCGAGAGCTGCTTCCAAGTGTTTGAGCAACTCAGCTTTATGATCGACGAATGCCGAGAAGCTGTTGCTGGCATGGATTTTTTCGAGCATGTCGGTGGCGTTTTTTCTTGCGAGCTCTTTGGCAGCGGGTGATATCTCAGTAGGTTGAGGCGACTCCACACGTCCTCGTGGCGGTGAAAAGCGAGCAATGGATGGCTCTGCAGTACGCATGTTGCCCGT
This genomic stretch from Diaphorobacter sp. HDW4B harbors:
- the lpdA gene encoding dihydrolipoyl dehydrogenase gives rise to the protein MAIIDIKVPDIGDFADVGVIELLVKAGDKVEVDQSLMTVESDKASMEIPSSHAGVIKEMKVKIGDRVSEGSVIISMEVGADSTSLSAPKGDGVAAPAPASAPAAAAPAPAAATPAAPAPVASNFAGTVDLDCDVVVLGGGPGGYSAAFRAADLGLKVVIIERYKTLGGVCLNVGCIPSKALLHVAAVMDEVKHLDVAGIKFAAPEVNIDQLRGHKEKVIGKLTTGLGGMAKMRKVTIVRGYGNFVGANHIEVEETTGDGQDKTGSKKVVQFKCAIIAAGSQAVHLPFMPKDERVVDSTGALDLKAVPKRMLILGGGIIGLEMGTVYSTLGARLDVVEMMDGLMQGADRDLVKVWQKMNAPRFDNIMVNTKTVAAEATPEGIKVTFEPAKEGVTVPAPQTYDLVLQAVGRTPNGKKIGAEKAGVSVTDRGFINVDIQMRTNVPHIFAIGDVVGQPMLAHKAVHEAHVAAEVIAGELQNNAELKASAFNARVIPSVAYTDPEVAWVGLTEDQAKAQGIKVKKGMFPWAASGRAIANGRDEGFTKLLFDDSPEARGHGRILGGGMVGTHAGDMIGEIALAIEMGADTVDIGKTIHPHPTLGESIGMAAEVAHGSCTDVPPARK
- the aceF gene encoding dihydrolipoyllysine-residue acetyltransferase, whose protein sequence is MALTEIKVPDIGDFAEVGVIELLVKPGDTVTVEQSLITVESDKASMEIPSSHAGVVKELKVAVGDKVKEGSVVLMLETAGEAAAAAPAPAAAAPAPAPVAAAPAPAAAAPAAASGPMDIKIPDIGDFKDVAVIELLVKVGDTVTAEQSLFTVESDKASMEIPSPAAGTITALTLKVGDKVNVGDVIGQMSAQGGAAASAPAAAPAAAAPAPVSAPAAAPVAATAAVPAHNPTVPPSGSLPYASPSVRKFARELGVPLEEVKGTGNKGRIVAEDVQAFTKQVMAGAVQTKAQAAVAPKGGSGAGLDLLPWPKVDFAKFGAVERKDLSRIKKISGANLSRNWVMIPHVTNNDEADITDLEAFRVSTNKENEKSGVKVTMLAFVIKAVVAALKKFPEFNTSLDGDTLVYKQYFNIGFAADTPNGLVVPVLKDADKKGIIQISTEMGELAKKARDGKLGAGDMQGGCFSISSLGGIGGTHFTPIINAPEVAILGLSKGQMKPVWDGKQFVPRLTLPLSLSYDHRVIDGASAARFNAYLGALLADYRRIIL